One window of the Helicobacter sp. 12S02232-10 genome contains the following:
- a CDS encoding RNA degradosome polyphosphate kinase: MEFSDSKMFFNRELSWLRFNTRVLNEAHNETLPLLERIKFLAIYGTNLDEFYMIRVAGLKRLYGSGVAEIGADRLTPLEQLRHIRDYLHQEQKTLEALFHQIRLQLSKAGLMIKKFSELNKTQKLGIKDYFQNYLYPIIVPIVVDATHPFPHLNNLSFGIAVKLKSEENGEIKYGMIRIPRILTRFVEVDKGLFVPVETIVGEFAGDLFEGYELEGYAPFRVTRNADIEIEEDEADDFIELMSEGLKARKKGEIVRLEVGSGDRSLLEFVKKQIIVEKEDIYENNMPLNLATFWELVGCKDFAHLSISPFNPKILPPLDCTTCIFDTIDKQDLMLFHPYESFDSVVNFIQSAAKDPDVLSIRMTLYRVGKNSPIIKALTEAAENKQVTVLVELKARFDEENNLHWAKALESAGAHVIYGVPGLKVHAKVALVIKKVGDKLKEYVHLSTGNYNVASAKIYTDVSLFTSNKEIANDVIKLFHSLSTGTSHKTELNALCVAPVQIKPKIISLIENEIKHGSKGRIILKANALVDADIIRCLYRASEAGVKIDLIIRGICCLRPNVKGFSENIRVFSIIGKYLEHARIYYFAHSNPQVYFSSADLMPRNLEKRVELFVPATSELITKRLVEILNIQLSDNVQMHELKENGEYHKVSSKGKAISSQLFYEGYVNEIYNVNKIEQEHFKAKKLLERMIGES; encoded by the coding sequence ATGGAATTTTCCGATTCGAAAATGTTTTTTAACAGAGAACTTTCTTGGCTGAGGTTTAACACAAGAGTTTTAAATGAGGCTCATAATGAAACTTTGCCCTTGCTTGAGAGAATAAAGTTTTTAGCAATTTATGGCACGAATCTTGATGAATTTTATATGATTCGAGTGGCGGGGTTGAAGCGGCTGTATGGGAGTGGGGTTGCTGAAATCGGAGCAGATAGATTGACTCCTTTAGAGCAGCTTCGGCACATTAGGGACTATTTACATCAAGAACAAAAGACTCTTGAAGCTCTTTTTCATCAAATAAGACTCCAGCTTTCAAAAGCAGGGCTTATGATTAAGAAATTCAGCGAATTGAACAAGACACAGAAATTGGGGATAAAAGATTATTTTCAGAATTATTTATACCCTATAATTGTTCCTATAGTCGTTGATGCCACCCATCCTTTTCCTCATTTGAATAATTTGAGTTTTGGTATTGCAGTCAAGCTAAAAAGCGAAGAGAATGGAGAGATTAAATACGGGATGATACGAATCCCTAGAATTTTGACGCGGTTTGTAGAAGTGGATAAAGGTTTGTTTGTTCCTGTAGAAACCATAGTAGGAGAATTTGCCGGAGATTTATTTGAAGGATATGAGCTTGAGGGTTATGCTCCTTTTAGAGTCACTCGCAATGCAGATATTGAAATCGAAGAGGATGAGGCAGATGATTTTATTGAGCTGATGAGTGAAGGTCTCAAAGCAAGAAAAAAAGGCGAAATTGTCAGGCTTGAGGTTGGGTCAGGAGATCGGAGTTTGCTTGAGTTTGTCAAAAAACAAATTATTGTCGAAAAAGAGGACATTTATGAAAATAATATGCCTTTGAATCTAGCTACGTTTTGGGAGCTTGTTGGTTGTAAGGATTTTGCCCATTTGTCCATATCGCCGTTTAATCCCAAAATTTTACCTCCCCTAGATTGCACTACTTGTATTTTTGATACAATCGATAAGCAAGATTTGATGTTATTCCATCCTTATGAAAGTTTTGATTCGGTCGTAAATTTTATTCAAAGTGCAGCAAAAGATCCTGATGTTCTTTCGATTCGTATGACACTTTATCGCGTTGGAAAAAATTCTCCTATCATCAAAGCTCTAACAGAGGCGGCAGAAAATAAACAGGTTACCGTCCTTGTGGAACTCAAAGCAAGATTTGATGAAGAAAATAATTTGCATTGGGCAAAGGCTCTAGAGTCTGCAGGTGCTCACGTTATTTATGGAGTGCCAGGGTTGAAAGTCCATGCAAAAGTGGCGTTGGTGATTAAAAAAGTTGGAGATAAGCTTAAGGAATATGTGCATTTAAGTACGGGAAATTATAATGTTGCCTCAGCAAAGATTTATACTGATGTAAGCTTATTTACTTCCAACAAAGAGATTGCCAATGATGTGATCAAGCTTTTCCATTCTCTTTCTACAGGAACTTCCCATAAGACAGAGCTAAATGCTTTATGTGTGGCTCCTGTTCAGATCAAGCCTAAAATTATTTCTTTGATTGAAAATGAAATCAAACATGGCTCTAAGGGTAGGATTATTTTAAAGGCGAATGCACTTGTGGATGCTGATATTATCCGTTGTCTTTATCGGGCCTCAGAAGCGGGTGTTAAAATTGATTTGATCATACGGGGGATTTGTTGTTTGAGACCAAATGTAAAAGGTTTCAGTGAAAATATTCGTGTATTTTCAATCATAGGAAAGTATCTTGAACACGCTAGGATTTATTATTTTGCCCATTCTAATCCTCAAGTTTATTTTTCAAGCGCAGACCTTATGCCTAGGAATCTTGAAAAAAGAGTGGAGCTTTTTGTCCCTGCAACATCTGAGTTGATTACAAAAAGATTGGTAGAGATTTTAAATATTCAACTAAGCGATAACGTCCAAATGCATGAGCTTAAAGAGAACGGAGAGTATCACAAAGTGAGCTCCAAAGGGAAAGCTATCAGTTCCCAACTCTTTTATGAGGGATATGTGAATGAAATTTATAATGTCAATAAGATTGAACAAGAGCATTTTAAGGCTAAAAAACTTTTAGAAAGAATGATAGGAGAATCTTAA
- a CDS encoding ankyrin repeat domain-containing protein, which produces MKKIFLSLIFCIFASHLSANKYDYLLFSNNYTDVRKGIDLGADVNSRLRGSTPLYDASRKNNMDILYLLINRGADINALSHGETALHKVVQFGNFKFAQILLKEGADPNIKDSIRGNTPLHYAVSRRDGNMISLLMKYGADMYVQNNTGDTPARYILSRINVPPMKVGNNDIILTSSAFNIGQGSVGFSIANLTRDFITITYAALYINGDLISEASFNRTLPPQAASNIGTLPITREAYKSLSIKRSGRVAIQYGFAIEYSINGSTESMYKTIKTEMQVW; this is translated from the coding sequence ATGAAAAAAATTTTCCTATCTCTCATTTTCTGCATTTTTGCTTCCCATCTCAGTGCCAATAAATATGATTATCTGCTTTTCAGCAATAATTACACAGATGTCCGAAAAGGTATTGATTTAGGAGCAGATGTAAATTCACGCCTTCGGGGAAGCACACCTTTATATGATGCCTCACGCAAAAATAATATGGATATTTTATACTTGCTTATCAACAGAGGGGCTGATATCAATGCCTTAAGTCACGGAGAAACTGCGTTGCACAAAGTGGTGCAATTTGGCAATTTTAAATTCGCCCAAATCCTTCTTAAAGAAGGAGCTGATCCCAATATCAAAGACTCCATTCGAGGAAACACGCCCTTGCATTATGCTGTAAGTAGAAGAGATGGAAATATGATATCTCTCTTGATGAAATACGGTGCAGATATGTATGTACAGAATAATACTGGTGATACCCCTGCACGTTATATACTCTCTAGAATCAATGTCCCTCCTATGAAAGTGGGTAACAATGATATTATCCTTACATCAAGTGCCTTTAACATAGGGCAAGGTTCTGTAGGTTTTAGCATAGCCAATCTGACTAGAGATTTTATCACCATCACTTATGCAGCTCTTTATATCAATGGCGATCTAATTTCAGAAGCCAGTTTTAACCGCACGCTTCCTCCCCAAGCTGCAAGCAATATAGGCACTCTTCCCATTACGCGAGAAGCTTACAAGAGTCTTTCAATCAAACGTTCTGGGAGAGTAGCAATTCAATATGGTTTTGCAATTGAATATAGCATTAATGGAAGCACAGAAAGTATGTATAAAACAATCAAAACCGAAATGCAAGTATGGTAA
- the pgsA gene encoding CDP-diacylglycerol--glycerol-3-phosphate 3-phosphatidyltransferase: MRNLPNALTISRIFLSIFLLIFILHGRDILPLWIDKTWINYFSCLIFCIASLTDFFDGYIARNYHSKSVFGEVFDPLADKMLILSAFIGLLVAGRANPWAVFIILSREFFITGLRVVVASSGKSIAANVLGKYKTGIQILAIAFLLADFFPGGEILLWVATFATLYSGGDYAFKYYKSMK; the protein is encoded by the coding sequence TTGAGAAATTTGCCGAATGCTTTGACAATTTCAAGAATATTTTTATCTATTTTCTTATTGATTTTTATTTTGCACGGCAGAGATATTTTGCCTTTATGGATTGATAAAACTTGGATAAATTATTTCTCTTGTTTGATTTTTTGTATTGCTTCTTTGACAGATTTTTTTGATGGTTATATTGCTAGAAATTATCATTCAAAATCTGTTTTTGGAGAAGTTTTTGATCCTTTAGCTGATAAAATGCTTATATTATCAGCTTTTATTGGACTTTTGGTTGCTGGCAGAGCCAACCCTTGGGCTGTTTTTATCATTCTTAGCCGTGAGTTTTTTATCACGGGCTTGCGCGTTGTAGTTGCAAGCAGTGGTAAGTCTATCGCAGCTAATGTGCTTGGAAAATACAAGACGGGCATACAGATTTTAGCGATTGCATTTTTATTGGCAGATTTTTTTCCAGGTGGGGAAATTTTATTGTGGGTTGCAACTTTTGCAACCTTGTATTCAGGCGGTGATTATGCTTTCAAATATTACAAAAGTATGAAATGA
- the xseA gene encoding exodeoxyribonuclease VII large subunit, which translates to MNSQVLSVSQINLQIKSLMETTFLNVSVEGEISNLTKHTSGHIYFSIKDENSAIRCVLFKGNASSLKFDLQSGQKVVVYGGLSVYVPRGDYQIVCKTLEPSGVGALTLAYEQLKNKLYQKEYFDEDRKKKLPPFPKRIALLTSSTGAAIQDMKRVAQNRWPLTSLIAINTLVQGEEAKYELVKNIKYADSFYGTKDAFDVIVVARGGGSIEDLWAFNEEMVADAIFEAKTPIVSAVGHEIDFVISDFVADLRAPTPSACMEMILPDFKDWLMRLDDIGNNLNLKMRDLFHFKEDKINVLNDNFKQVSYEVRFDRDQNKITELKNYFDKSFQTLLDFKIQTFKGLNLNFAMDYFLEAKSAKIKESYLFLESRDPKNFIQSGYAQILHEGKIADLSSLQKEDEVEIWNTEVKVSAKVVAVWEVK; encoded by the coding sequence ATGAATTCTCAAGTCTTAAGCGTCTCTCAGATTAATCTTCAAATTAAGTCTTTGATGGAAACTACCTTTTTGAATGTGAGTGTAGAAGGTGAAATCAGCAATTTAACCAAGCATACTAGTGGGCATATTTATTTTAGCATCAAAGACGAAAATTCTGCCATCCGTTGTGTTCTTTTTAAAGGGAATGCTTCAAGTTTGAAATTTGATCTTCAAAGTGGTCAAAAAGTAGTTGTTTATGGAGGTTTGAGTGTTTATGTTCCCAGAGGGGATTACCAGATTGTTTGTAAGACTCTTGAACCAAGTGGGGTAGGGGCTTTGACTTTAGCGTATGAGCAGTTAAAAAATAAACTTTATCAAAAGGAATATTTTGATGAGGACAGAAAGAAAAAGCTCCCGCCATTCCCCAAAAGGATTGCTTTACTCACTTCAAGTACGGGAGCTGCGATTCAAGATATGAAAAGAGTTGCACAAAATCGATGGCCATTGACTTCCTTGATTGCTATAAATACTTTAGTTCAAGGAGAGGAAGCAAAGTATGAGCTTGTGAAAAATATCAAATATGCTGATAGCTTTTATGGCACTAAAGATGCTTTTGATGTGATTGTGGTTGCTAGAGGGGGCGGGAGTATAGAGGATTTATGGGCATTTAATGAAGAGATGGTAGCAGATGCCATATTTGAAGCAAAAACCCCCATTGTTTCTGCTGTAGGGCACGAAATTGATTTTGTTATCAGTGATTTTGTAGCTGATTTGCGTGCTCCTACCCCTTCTGCTTGTATGGAGATGATTTTGCCTGATTTTAAAGATTGGTTGATGCGTTTAGATGATATTGGGAATAATTTGAATCTTAAAATGCGTGATTTATTCCATTTTAAAGAGGATAAGATCAATGTCTTGAATGATAATTTTAAACAAGTCAGTTATGAGGTAAGGTTTGATAGAGATCAAAATAAAATTACAGAATTGAAAAATTATTTTGATAAAAGCTTTCAAACTTTGCTTGATTTTAAAATACAGACTTTTAAAGGTTTAAATTTGAACTTTGCGATGGATTATTTTTTGGAAGCAAAATCAGCAAAAATTAAAGAAAGCTACTTGTTTTTAGAAAGCAGAGATCCCAAAAATTTCATTCAATCAGGTTATGCCCAAATTTTGCACGAAGGGAAAATTGCTGATCTCTCTTCTCTTCAAAAAGAAGATGAAGTAGAGATTTGGAATACTGAAGTTAAAGTTAGTGCAAAGGTCGTTGCAGTTTGGGAAGTTAAATAA
- the rseP gene encoding RIP metalloprotease RseP: MMWIVLAFLILSFLIFFHELGHFLIAKIFGVQVEVFSIGFGKKILSKTFRQTEYAISAIPLGGYVKLKGQDDTNPLAKNGDKDSYTSKNPLQRICILLAGPAFNLVLAFLIYWILGMAGQKMVLPVIGEPQPDMPAAKSDLMHNDQILSINGIRVKNWNEVNQAVMEAKGEIKIIFQRQGKEMQTTIFPKKMESKNIFGETIQRNFIGIVSKGEIGVVRYDFKDSFAYALKQTWQGTKLILQSIEKIFVGIVPLSEVGGVISIVDFISQATQSGIVVLATLVALISVNLGVLNLLPIPALDGGQILFNLYEMIARKKISERSLYFLTIFGWALLAGLMALGIYNDVHRLVIHG, encoded by the coding sequence ATGATGTGGATAGTTCTTGCATTTTTGATTTTGTCTTTTCTTATTTTTTTTCACGAATTGGGACATTTTTTGATTGCCAAGATTTTTGGCGTTCAAGTTGAGGTTTTCAGCATTGGATTTGGCAAAAAGATACTCAGTAAAACTTTTAGGCAGACAGAATATGCAATTTCAGCGATTCCTCTTGGAGGGTATGTAAAACTCAAGGGGCAAGATGATACCAACCCTTTAGCTAAAAATGGCGATAAAGATAGCTATACAAGTAAAAACCCCTTGCAAAGAATTTGTATTTTGCTTGCAGGTCCAGCGTTTAATCTTGTGTTGGCATTTTTGATTTATTGGATTTTGGGGATGGCGGGTCAAAAAATGGTTTTGCCTGTAATTGGAGAACCCCAGCCTGATATGCCTGCTGCTAAAAGTGATTTGATGCATAATGATCAGATTCTTTCTATTAATGGTATCAGAGTCAAAAATTGGAATGAAGTAAATCAGGCTGTAATGGAAGCTAAAGGTGAGATTAAAATTATATTTCAAAGACAGGGAAAAGAAATGCAAACAACCATTTTCCCTAAAAAGATGGAATCAAAAAATATTTTTGGAGAAACAATACAAAGGAATTTTATCGGCATTGTTTCAAAGGGAGAAATAGGGGTTGTTCGCTATGATTTTAAAGATTCTTTCGCCTATGCTCTCAAACAGACCTGGCAAGGAACCAAATTGATTTTGCAAAGTATTGAGAAAATCTTTGTCGGCATTGTCCCACTTAGCGAAGTAGGAGGTGTGATTAGTATCGTGGATTTTATTTCGCAAGCGACTCAAAGCGGGATTGTGGTTTTGGCTACTTTGGTGGCTTTAATTTCTGTGAATCTAGGGGTTTTGAATCTACTCCCTATACCTGCTCTTGATGGCGGACAAATTTTATTCAATCTTTATGAAATGATTGCACGAAAGAAAATTTCTGAAAGAAGCCTTTATTTTCTTACAATTTTTGGATGGGCACTTTTGGCAGGTCTAATGGCTCTTGGTATTTATAATGATGTCCATCGTTTGGTGATTCACGGATGA
- a CDS encoding gamma carbonic anhydrase family protein, with translation MEANIIKFNGVSPKIDPSVKLFAGAHIIGDVIIKEDCSIWFGCVLRGDVNSIEIRSRTNIQDLSVIHVGYKNQNGGGRVIIGEDVTIGHNCVIHACTIADLCLIGMGSIIMDDVKIGEMSIVGAGSLITKGKVFPARSLIIGNPAKFVRELREDEIEGIRISASEYTELAKSY, from the coding sequence ATGGAAGCAAATATTATCAAATTTAATGGCGTTTCACCCAAGATTGATCCTTCTGTAAAGCTTTTTGCAGGGGCTCATATTATCGGAGATGTCATCATCAAAGAGGATTGCAGTATTTGGTTTGGTTGTGTGCTTAGAGGCGATGTAAATTCAATTGAGATCAGATCAAGAACTAATATCCAAGATCTTAGCGTGATTCACGTGGGTTATAAGAATCAAAACGGAGGAGGAAGGGTTATTATCGGAGAAGATGTGACTATTGGGCATAATTGTGTAATTCACGCCTGTACTATCGCCGATCTTTGTTTGATAGGTATGGGAAGCATTATAATGGATGATGTTAAAATTGGTGAAATGAGCATTGTTGGAGCCGGAAGCTTGATCACTAAAGGCAAGGTCTTTCCTGCTAGGAGCTTGATAATAGGCAATCCTGCAAAGTTTGTCCGCGAATTAAGAGAAGATGAAATTGAAGGAATCAGAATTTCAGCTTCAGAATACACAGAGTTAGCAAAATCTTATTAA
- a CDS encoding enoyl-ACP reductase has protein sequence MTSLQNTTNYMKGKTLVISGATRGIGKAILYKFAQNGVNVAFTYNKNEEEAQKIAKDVQERYEIKARCYCLNVLEPEQYIELFKKIDEDFDRVDFFVSNAIIYGKSVAGGFAPFMRLKPRGLNNIYTATVLAFVVGAQEAAKRMKEVGGGAIVSLSSTGNLVYMPNYAGHGNSKNAVETMVKYAAVELGNWGIRVNAVSGGPIDTDALRAFPDYEQIKAAVENQSPLNRMGTPEDLAGAAFFLCDDTQSAWLTGQTIVIDGGTTFK, from the coding sequence ATGACAAGTTTGCAAAATACGACAAACTATATGAAAGGAAAAACGCTGGTTATCAGCGGGGCAACTAGGGGTATAGGCAAAGCGATACTTTATAAGTTTGCTCAAAATGGAGTGAATGTCGCTTTTACTTATAATAAAAACGAAGAAGAAGCCCAAAAAATTGCCAAAGATGTTCAAGAACGATATGAAATCAAAGCAAGGTGTTATTGTTTGAATGTTCTTGAACCTGAACAATATATTGAGCTTTTTAAAAAAATAGATGAAGATTTTGATCGTGTAGATTTTTTTGTATCCAATGCAATTATTTATGGAAAATCTGTTGCTGGGGGCTTTGCACCATTTATGAGATTAAAGCCTAGAGGGCTTAATAATATTTATACCGCAACAGTCCTTGCTTTTGTCGTGGGTGCTCAAGAGGCGGCTAAAAGAATGAAAGAAGTCGGAGGGGGAGCGATTGTATCTTTGAGTTCTACTGGAAATCTCGTGTATATGCCTAATTATGCCGGTCACGGAAATTCTAAAAATGCAGTTGAGACGATGGTAAAATATGCGGCTGTTGAGCTTGGAAATTGGGGAATTCGCGTGAATGCAGTCAGTGGAGGTCCTATCGATACAGATGCTTTAAGAGCCTTTCCAGATTATGAACAAATCAAAGCCGCTGTAGAAAATCAATCCCCGCTTAATCGGATGGGAACTCCAGAAGATCTTGCCGGAGCAGCTTTTTTCTTGTGTGATGATACCCAAAGTGCTTGGCTTACAGGTCAGACAATCGTGATTGATGGCGGGACGACTTTCAAATAA
- a CDS encoding pitrilysin family protein, with translation MMSINAKTQSYLPKYESIELENGLQVVVVPMKNGSGVIETDVFYKVGSRNETMGKSGIAHMLEHMNFKSSKHLKAGQFDEIVKRFGGLTNASTGFDYTRYFIKSSAQNLDKSLELFAELMQNLNLKKEEFLPERKVVAEERRWRTDNSPMGYLYFRFFNTAFVYHPYHWTPIGFMEDIENWSIDDIRHFHSVYYQPKNAVVLVAGDIEPKKVFESVKKHFSSIKNTIPEIPKVYMQEPPQDGAREAVIHKETELEWLALGYKIPNFSHKDQVALGAIADLLSEGKSSFLHSDLVDEKRLASQVYAYNMGLKDNGIFLFIAGANQGIEAKKIKEEILAIINRLKEGKITKEQLDKIKMNNRASFIYSLEDSSSVAELFGGYFARGDVKPLLEYEEKFEALSVKDIVEVANKYFIDPASTTMILKK, from the coding sequence ATGATGAGTATAAATGCAAAAACCCAGTCTTATTTGCCTAAATACGAGAGTATTGAACTTGAAAACGGACTTCAAGTGGTTGTGGTGCCAATGAAAAACGGGAGTGGGGTGATTGAAACTGATGTTTTTTATAAGGTAGGTTCTAGAAATGAAACGATGGGCAAGAGTGGTATTGCCCATATGCTTGAGCATATGAATTTTAAATCTAGCAAGCATTTAAAAGCAGGTCAATTTGATGAGATTGTAAAGAGATTTGGAGGGCTTACAAATGCTTCCACAGGGTTTGATTATACGCGTTATTTTATCAAATCCAGTGCTCAAAATTTGGATAAGTCTCTTGAATTGTTTGCAGAATTGATGCAGAATTTAAATCTCAAGAAAGAAGAATTTTTGCCTGAACGCAAAGTAGTGGCTGAAGAAAGACGTTGGCGAACAGATAATTCTCCAATGGGTTATTTATATTTTCGTTTTTTTAACACTGCTTTTGTCTATCACCCTTATCATTGGACGCCTATCGGTTTTATGGAGGACATAGAGAATTGGAGTATTGATGATATTCGCCATTTTCACTCTGTTTATTATCAGCCTAAGAACGCTGTAGTTTTGGTTGCTGGGGATATTGAACCCAAAAAAGTTTTTGAAAGTGTAAAAAAGCATTTTTCTTCGATAAAAAACACTATTCCTGAAATTCCTAAAGTCTATATGCAAGAACCTCCCCAAGATGGTGCAAGGGAGGCAGTCATCCATAAGGAAACCGAGTTAGAATGGCTTGCACTTGGCTATAAGATCCCTAATTTTTCCCATAAAGATCAAGTCGCTTTGGGAGCTATAGCGGATTTATTGAGCGAGGGGAAAAGCAGTTTTTTGCATAGTGATCTTGTAGATGAAAAAAGACTTGCTTCTCAAGTCTATGCTTATAATATGGGACTCAAAGATAATGGCATATTTTTATTCATAGCTGGTGCCAATCAAGGCATTGAGGCTAAAAAGATCAAAGAAGAGATCCTTGCAATCATCAATAGACTCAAAGAGGGCAAAATTACCAAAGAACAGCTTGATAAGATCAAAATGAATAATAGGGCAAGTTTTATTTATAGCTTGGAAGATTCTTCAAGTGTGGCAGAATTATTTGGAGGGTATTTTGCTAGAGGAGATGTGAAGCCTTTGTTGGAATATGAGGAAAAATTTGAAGCTTTAAGCGTTAAAGATATTGTGGAAGTGGCAAATAAGTATTTTATTGATCCAGCTTCCACTACGATGATTTTAAAGAAATAG
- the dapA gene encoding 4-hydroxy-tetrahydrodipicolinate synthase, with product MLDGAMSALITPFKNSLIDEEAYEYLIQRQIKYGMDACVPVGTTGESATLTHKEHMRCIEMAVNVCKGSGVKVLAGAGSNSTAEAIELAQFAQKSGADGILCVSPYYNKPSQQGLYEHYKVVANSVDIPLMLYNVPSRTGVNIEVETAIRLFREVKNIFAIKEASGSMERIIEFNQHAQDMKVFSGEDVINYPVLANGGRGVISVTGNLLPDKISELTKYALSSDLNASKRINNELYDINKVLFCESNPIPIKAAMYLSGLIKNLEYRLPLVMPSKENMRLIEKTLQNYEVLK from the coding sequence ATGTTAGATGGGGCAATGAGTGCTTTAATCACTCCTTTTAAAAATTCTCTTATTGATGAGGAAGCTTATGAGTATCTGATTCAAAGACAAATCAAATATGGTATGGATGCTTGCGTTCCTGTAGGCACAACGGGTGAATCTGCTACACTCACACATAAGGAGCATATGAGGTGCATCGAAATGGCTGTGAATGTTTGCAAGGGAAGCGGTGTAAAGGTTCTTGCGGGTGCAGGAAGTAATTCGACTGCTGAAGCCATCGAACTTGCTCAATTTGCTCAAAAGAGCGGTGCAGATGGTATTTTATGTGTGAGTCCTTATTATAATAAACCTTCGCAACAAGGACTTTATGAGCATTATAAAGTCGTGGCGAACTCAGTTGACATCCCTTTGATGCTTTATAATGTTCCTTCTCGCACGGGTGTGAATATTGAAGTAGAGACAGCTATCAGGCTTTTTAGGGAAGTCAAAAATATTTTTGCCATCAAAGAGGCTTCAGGGTCAATGGAACGGATCATTGAGTTTAATCAACACGCTCAAGATATGAAAGTCTTTAGCGGTGAAGATGTAATCAATTATCCTGTTTTGGCAAATGGAGGCAGGGGGGTTATTTCTGTAACTGGAAATTTATTGCCCGATAAAATTTCAGAGCTTACAAAATATGCTTTAAGCAGTGATTTAAATGCCTCTAAAAGAATAAATAATGAACTTTATGATATAAATAAGGTTTTATTTTGCGAAAGCAACCCTATTCCAATAAAGGCCGCAATGTATTTGTCTGGATTGATAAAAAATCTAGAGTATCGTCTTCCTTTAGTTATGCCTAGCAAAGAAAATATGCGATTAATAGAAAAAACTTTACAAAATTATGAGGTGTTAAAATGA
- a CDS encoding quinone-dependent dihydroorotate dehydrogenase, translating into MLVYKTLRNLLFKLEPETAHRLTEIFLKTVSGFSFLQELMANRFCDENEVLKNQVCGLDFYNPIGLAAGFDKNATMIKGLSALGFGFLEVGTLTKHPQKGNPKPRLFRYLQEESLQNAMGFNNEGSVKVASRISKIYPYALPIGINLGKNKSVAQEDALKNYEDVLKDFLSFGDYYVFNLSSPNTPNLRDLQNSIFVKELFLMAKGHTSKPIFLKISPDMEIDSMLKVCDQAIESGADGIIATNTTIDYSLLSSAKDIGGISGAVLKSKSAEVFKEIAKAFFGKAALIAAGGIDDAEEAYKRIKMGASLVQIYTGLIFKGPALCKNINQEIIQLLQRDGFLNLKDAIGADLT; encoded by the coding sequence ATGCTCGTGTATAAAACATTGCGTAATCTTTTATTTAAGCTTGAGCCCGAGACAGCTCATCGCTTGACCGAAATTTTTCTTAAAACGGTTTCTGGCTTTAGTTTTCTGCAAGAATTGATGGCAAATAGATTTTGCGATGAAAACGAAGTGTTAAAAAATCAGGTTTGTGGATTGGATTTTTATAATCCAATTGGTTTAGCAGCGGGGTTTGATAAAAATGCAACGATGATTAAAGGATTGAGTGCTTTAGGATTTGGATTTTTAGAAGTCGGAACATTGACCAAACACCCTCAAAAGGGAAATCCAAAACCTAGATTATTCCGTTATCTGCAAGAGGAGAGCTTGCAAAATGCGATGGGGTTTAATAATGAGGGATCTGTAAAAGTGGCTTCTAGAATTTCTAAGATTTATCCTTATGCTTTGCCTATAGGGATTAATTTGGGAAAAAATAAATCCGTTGCCCAAGAAGATGCTTTAAAAAATTATGAAGATGTTTTGAAAGATTTTTTATCTTTCGGGGACTATTATGTATTCAATCTCTCTTCACCAAATACGCCCAATCTCAGGGATTTACAAAATAGTATTTTTGTCAAAGAACTTTTTTTGATGGCAAAAGGGCATACTTCCAAACCGATATTTTTAAAAATATCTCCGGATATGGAGATAGATTCTATGTTAAAAGTATGTGATCAAGCCATAGAAAGTGGGGCAGATGGCATCATTGCTACAAATACCACCATTGATTATTCATTGCTTTCTTCTGCTAAGGATATTGGGGGCATTAGTGGAGCTGTGCTAAAATCAAAAAGTGCAGAGGTTTTTAAAGAGATTGCCAAAGCTTTTTTTGGAAAAGCAGCTTTGATTGCAGCTGGCGGGATTGATGATGCAGAAGAGGCGTACAAAAGAATTAAAATGGGTGCATCTTTGGTACAAATTTATACGGGCTTGATTTTTAAAGGACCTGCTTTATGTAAAAATATCAATCAAGAAATCATCCAACTATTACAAAGAGATGGATTTTTGAATTTAAAAGACGCAATAGGAGCGGATTTGACGTGA